The following proteins are encoded in a genomic region of Cataglyphis hispanica isolate Lineage 1 chromosome 1, ULB_Chis1_1.0, whole genome shotgun sequence:
- the LOC126853456 gene encoding UTP--glucose-1-phosphate uridylyltransferase-like translates to MLQSPSIDSTFRLSADKIPFMEHLLQVRNHQENSQAFHECTKKDARIELQRELEKLLATAREDKKELMGRQFAGFKHLFERFLQKEGPSLEWDHIQKLPEDAVKDYNSLPTPEDNEIKALLNKLVVVKLNGLGTSMGPKAVIAVRNGLTFLDLTVQQIDHLNKKYNANVPLILMNSFNTDDDMQRIIKKYEGMDIDIYTFNQSCYPRINRDSLLPIAKHCQVEEDIESWYPPGHGDFYESFQNSGLLKKFIREGREYCFISNIDNLGATVDIKILKSLLSEVSESSLEFIMEVTDKTQADVKGGTLIKYEDKLYLLEIAQVPKDHIDDFESVKTFKYFNTNNLWIKLSAIERVLEKKMLNMEIIKNEIFANGLNTIQLETSVGAAIKSFEGSIGINVPRSRFLPVKKTSDLMLVMSNLYILHNGSLVINPERMFPTAPLIKLEDNHFSKVKEFLTRFPTIPDLLELDHLTVSGDVTFRKGVTLKGTVIIIANHGERIVLSSGTVLKNKIVLGNLRMLDY, encoded by the exons ATGTTGCAATCGCCAAGCATCGACTCTACGTTTCGCTTAAGTGCCGACAAGATCCCATTCATGGAGCATCTGCTGCAA GTTCGCAATCACCAAGAAAACTCTCAGGCGTTTCACGAGTGTACGAAGAAAGATGCACGGATCGAACTGCAACGCGAACTCGAGAAGCTGCTGGCAACCGCTCGCGAAGACAAGAAGGAGCTAATGGGCCGGCAATTCGCTGGATTCAAGCATCTGTTCGAGCGATTCCTGCAGAAGGAGGGCCCGTCTTTAGAATGGGATCACATTCAAAAACTGCCCGAAGATGCG GTGaaagattataattctttaccAACACCGGAAGATAACGAAATAAAGGCATTACTGAACAAATTGGTTGTGGTTAAATTAAACGGTCTCGGAACGAGCATGGGACCGAAAGCTGTCATCGCTGTGCGAAATGGACTGACCTTTTTGGATCTTACCGTTCAACAAATCgac CACCTGAATAAAAAGTACAACGCTAACGTGCCACTTATATTGATGAATTCGTTTAACACGGATGACGATATGCAAcgcataattaagaaatacgaGGGAAtggatatagatatttatacttttaatcaGAGTTGTTATCCGCGTATAAATAGAGACTCTCTACTTCCGATAGCTAAGCATTGTCAAGTCGAGGAGGATATAGAATC TTGGTATCCGCCTGGTCACGGAGATTTTTATGAGAGTTTTCAGAATTCTGGTTtacttaaaaagtttattcgaGAG GGTCGtgaatattgttttatctcAAATATAGATAATCTTGGTGCTACAGTGgatattaaaatcttgaaatcGTTGTTAAGTGAAGTATCAGAATCCAGTCTTGAATTTATTATGGAAGTAACCGATAAGACACAAGCAGATGTTAAA gGTGGTAcgcttataaaatatgaagacAAACTTTATCTTCTTGAAATAGCTCAAGTTCCTAAGGATCATATTGATGATTTCGAATCTgtcaaaacatttaaatatttcaataccaATAATCTCTGGATTAAACTCAGTG CCATTGAGAGagtacttgaaaaaaaaatgctgaatATGGAGATAATAAAGAACGAAATTTTCGCGAATGGTCTAAATACAATACAACTTGAAACATCTGTGGGAGCAGCTATAAAATCATTTGAAGGAAGTATTG GTATTAATGTGCCACGCAGTAGATTTCTGCCAGTGAAAAAGACCTCTGATCTGATGCTTGTTATGAGTaatctgtatattttacataatggaTCTCTCGTAATAAATCCTGAAAGGATGTTCCCCACAGCACCTCTCATCAAGTTGGaagataatcatttttcaaaa GTGAAAGAATTTTTGACTAGATTTCCGACAATACCGGATCTCCTTGAATTGGATCACTTGACAGTGTCGGGCGATGTTACCTTTCGAAAAGGGGTGACGCTGAAAGGCACGGTTATTATAATCGCTAATCATGGAGAACGTATAGTTCTATCTTCTGGaacagttttaaaaaataagattgtacTGGGTAATCTACGCATGTTGGATTACTAA